The following are encoded in a window of Brachyhypopomus gauderio isolate BG-103 chromosome 18, BGAUD_0.2, whole genome shotgun sequence genomic DNA:
- the lhx5 gene encoding LIM/homeobox protein Lhx5, whose translation MMVHCAGCERPILDRFLLNVLDRAWHAKCVQCCECNCNLTEKCFSRDGKLYCKIDFFRRFGTKCAGCLQGISPSDLVRKARSKVFHLNCFTCMVCNKQLSTGEELYVIDENKFVCKEDYMSASAIREVNLNSVSSCTDRSLSPDLPEPVQDDTKETDNSTSSDKDTNNNENEEQNSCQKRRGPRTTIKAKQLETLKAAFVATPKPTRHIREQLAQETGLNMRVIQVWFQNRRSKERRMKQLSALGARRHAFFRGPRRMRPLGGRLDDPDILGPAGYGYYGEYQGDYYGPGLNYDFFPHGPPSSQAPSPAEAPYLLGSGVLEAAGGPQHHGADEQRFADALSHADTPSPEPPVPGPLHPSAEAGPGGFTAGPSPPFPLAAGTGYSAGLPHPGQDLGENTVW comes from the exons ATGATGGTGCACTGCGCTGGGTGCGAGAGGCCCATCCTGGATCGCTTCCTCCTCAACGTCCTAGACCGCGCGTGGCACGCCAAGTGCGTGCAGTGTTGCGAGTGCAACTGTAACCTGACCGAGAAATGCTTCTCCAGGGACGGAAAGCTCTATTGCAAAATTGACTTTTTCAG GCGTTTCGGCACCAAATGTGCGGGTTGTTTGCAGGGCATTTCTCCAAGCGACCTCGTGCGAAAAGCACGCAGCAAGGTGTTCCACCTGAACTGCTTCACGTGCATGGTGTGTAATAAGCAACTGTCCACGGGCGAGGAGCTTTACGTCATTGACGAAAACAAGTTTGTGTGCAAAGAAGACTACATGAGCGCTAGTGCTATCAGAGAGGTTAACTTGAACTCAG TGTCATCGTGTACGGACCGAAGTTTATCGCCAGATCTACCGGAGCCGGTCCAGGACGACACAAAGGAGACGGACAATTCTACGTCTTCAGATAAGGACACCAATAACAACGAAAACGAGGAGCAGAATTCGTGTCAGAAGCGAAGGGGCCCGCGCACCACCATCAAGGCCAAACAGCTGGAGACGCTGAAGGCGGCGTTTGTAGCCACGCCAAAGCCCACGCGACACATCCGCGAGCAGCTCGCGCAGGAGACTGGCCTCAATATGCGCGTGATCCAG gtgtGGTTCCAGAACAGACGTTCTAAAGAGCGACGGATGAAACAGCTCAGCGCTCTGGGAGCACGCCGACACGCCTTCTTCCGGGGCCCACGGAGGATGCGGCCCCTGGGGGGCCGGCTGGACGACCCCGACATCCTGGGCCCTGCGGGGTACGGCTACTACGGAG AGTACCAGGGTGACTACTACGGTCCAGGGCTCAACTACGACTTCTTCCCCCATGGACCCCCCTCATCGCAGGCGCCGTCCCCGGCCGAGGCCCCCTACCTTCTGGGCTCGGGTGTCCTGGAGGCGGCCGGCGGCCCGCAGCACCACGGCGCAGACGAACAGCGCTTCGCTGACGCGCTGTCGCACGCGGACACGCCCAGTCCCGAGCCGCCTGTGCCTGGCCCACTCCACCCCTCCGCGGAGGCCGGGCCCGGAGGCTTCACGGCTGGGCCCAGCCCCCCCTTCCCCCTGGCCGCCGGCACCGGCTACAGCGCCGGCCTGCCACACCCGGGCCAGGACCTGGGCGAGAACACGGTGTGGTAG